The Lycorma delicatula isolate Av1 chromosome 8, ASM4794821v1, whole genome shotgun sequence DNA segment TATCAACTGACAAGAATCATgttgaataattacaaaatgattttcCCTGAAAACAGGGAAAATCCTACCCTGTAAAAACCTACCGTTCGTAAAATGTTAGAAATAGAATAACTTATTTTGACCAATTTACTGAACACAATgcataattttaatgttaccaTATACCTTTTATCAAAGTGCTGatcaaaataagttaataaaaaagtaaactaaaattattatcattcatttttaacaaacctGCAGGATCAATAACTACTCCACCGGCCTCTCGAATGATTATGTCACCTGCAGCCATATCCCATGCATGAAGTCCAAATTCAAAATATGAATCAGATCCACCTAATGCAACCATTGCCATATTCCACGCAGCAGAGCCAACTGatcttattctaaattaaaaaaatattcaataatattaatcaaaattataaagaataaatattaagtttatgtTTTGCTCTTTTAAAGTGTGTTGCaattaataataaccaaaaaaggaaaaaaaatacttataaacacACCAAAATAACACAAACTTAATATAAACTactaacaattttcataaaaagctTTGTGAATCCACAGattcatcattatttataaagTCCTACACCAGGTAATGGATtaacattgttaaatataaaaatgattactgtcaagattaatttttatatataacaatgtaACTGTAATATAATCCATGACTGCATAACAAATGATATTATATATCATGACATCTTTAATGTAACAATATTACAGCGATCAAGTCAGCTTTTACAAGTAACAATGGTAATATATTATctgatataatatattattagtgaTAATCCCACGGATTCATAAAGCTTTCTTATATAGATAAGTAAGTTTATATTTAGCTATTTTGGCATGTTGAAGggtgatttttgttaataaagaaaaaaatatatatataaaacagattcaCCTGATGCAACCATTGCCAGATTCCAAGCAGAAGAGCCAACTTttcttattctaaataaaaatattcaatacatCTAACCACTATTTGGTTTGATATTcacaaattcattaattttaattttaagtgattgTAACCACCCTCTAAGAAACACAGCAAGTTTATTAGATTACTCAAGCCTGCGATGGTtgtgtttttttagtttctcattattgatttgtatgtattttttagcactgtatctgaaaataaccttcattttttccatcacatcaggatttttcataaatcacaatttcaaaattttttaaaagttaaaaaataaaaaaaaatatgctacaataaaatagatataaaacagttttttaaaataaattaatataatatattcacttttttggcttatactatgcattcttacaGCTAAATAGTTAAGTGGTCTGGAGGAGGGTGGGAGGGAGTCACTGaccccttaatttctaatgaaaattgtcataaaataagcctaattttttattatagtgaatttttaaattaatttatttaattaattttcatgaggtatgtcatgcctttggaaaccacCCTCTTCATCCACCcttaataaaaagtatgtaaaatacttacaattttattccatgtgtcAAAATTTCTTTGGATGGCTTATATTCTGCTTCGTGCTTTTCCTTCTATTTTCTCTACAGGGTTCATCTTGGTGTAACATCGagcaatagtctgccatcatcgtagtagtccattttccttgatatctcctttccatttctttcatgccCTGATGAACTCTCTCTCCCGTCTCTTCACTAATGGCACCCAGGTTTACAGGAAAATAatccacatgtgaatttaggaaaTGAACCTTCAAGCTAAaggaacagcctaaatttttgtacatcATTTAAAGGCTTCCCAGGCTTCTTTTTCAAACCACTAACTCAACTACTTCAGACCGCTATAAGAatgtagtattataattaaaaaaaagtaaatatattttattaatttattataaaaaaaaattcttggtctattttatagtatcacattttcaaaatttttcaactttttacaatttttttctttgcaaatttGCAATTTGCAAAGAATCCTGACatgatggaaaataaataaatgttatctttggattcagcgctaaaaagtacataggaatcaattatcaaaagttaaaaaacattctacaacccaaattttacaggcttgttatttttaaaaatttttactatctCCTGTAAATGGAATCTACCTATAATATCCAAAAACCACAGATAGTTCCAGTCAATGGGGCGGGAGGGGGGAGGGAAAGggcagtttttgaagaaaattaatagagTTTAGGGAAGTACGTAGGGTTGTAGATTAGAgtaagtataacttgtttatatgagactgaacaaaattttCGCTAACTGGACAATAGTGGCTGTTCAAAGgtcatgaaaatttgtttttcaattctgtATTCCAAGGTAAACATCCTAGTAAAAAAGCTCTGAATTAAAGTTGCAGGCATTTGCAGTACCTATAATTTAAGCCTTTAAACATTGAATTTTGTTAGTTACTGCAAAAAAACCATTAAAGATGGCTGTTTTTTGTGATGgctgtttcaatatttatttgcagaaataagttttttactatttttattattttaaaaagttagctCATGAAATTCTGAATTCAATGAGCGAGTGGTTACACAAGAAAATTGCTTTTTTCTTGTGAGATTTTTCTTaccaaaataatttgtaattttttttataaaaagattcttcgggcaactgtaattattttagcttttaagaACTTTTTTGTGTCCATTTCAAGTGCAATTTATTCTTCAAGATTTGTACTTTCAAATCGTGAAAAGTTTTagaccaaaatttaatttaaaacttgtttaaacttctttgaaaaaatgaggaaaaatagTGTGCTGTGCAGTAGTCGTGGAGGGGGAAGCGGTTCACGGCAGTTGCACATAAATAAAGCTGAATTCATAACTTCAAATCAGCAGAGTGTGAAAAAAATCGCTCTATCTCTGTGAATTTTGGATGGAttgaagccattttttttttaatttaaaaaatttcttttaaaattaccttaaatttaatgtacttctttgaaacaaaatttatcaacatatataatagttgatttatgtatataaatttatgaacatatttaacaatattaagtgAAACCAATCAATATACAGGATGTCCACAAAGACTTTCCAtgattggaaaaatttattacaaaaaaaactattacagttacagatGTGTGGTTTGTGgcaaaacagagaaaaaaaattatcatgtttttttaatattagtttgttGCAGGTAGAGGGACTGtgatcaatatttttatagaatggtGTCATCCAGGAGAAAATGTGTGTTGTGATATCGTAAGTCGAAATCATCAATTACTGTGCAGCGAAATTTTAGAAGGAATACGGATGACCAGCACCTGATAGCAAGAGTATCGTTGCATGGGATGCAAAGTTTACGGAGAGTAGAAGTTTAGTCGACCTTCCGCAAACAGGGCGGACATCTGTTAGTGAAGAAATGTTGATGTTGTGCAGCAAGCATTTCTACACAGGCCTTCCAAATGTATCAGTCGTGCACCTCATGAACTAGGGATTTCTTAGATAAAAGTGGACAAAACGTTACACAAGCAACTAAGGTTGCACGCatataaagttcagatattgcaacatctacagccagatgACGGCCCTCGTCATGCTGTCTTTGCGGCTGAAATTTTGCAATGGATTGACAACGACAATGAGTACCTGCAGTATGTGTGTTTTTCAGAAAGGCTACTTTCCACACCTCAGGGAAAGAAAAAAAGCATAATATGATAATATGTGTGGCTCATTAAATCCGTACTTTACCAGGAAAAAAATGAGAGATTTCCCCTAAAGTGAATGTATGGTGCAGTTTGATGCACAACAGAATCACTGGTCCCTTATTTTTCAATGAGCAATCAATAAAGgctaacatttacctggatatgctgcaacactttgctatacctcaactaaatgacttaaatttttataatcatggaaagacttttGATCATTCTATATTAATTGGATCAGATATTACGTAAACATAATAAACAGTGTTTATAAGTAGTATTCTGTCTGTGTTTAcataaacagaattataattatagagTGCACTCATATTCAtaagttacaatatatttaaatgattatttaaatttatcaattttttcaattacaaaaagtacataaaagccGACTGTAtctgaaataatatgtaaaaactgaCACtacaatagttattatttttttgagctacccgtttataaaaaaaatggtctCGATCAATTAATCCCATAAACACATTCACACATATAGAATAATAGTCTACctgattttctatttttgaaaaaagagaCCTCAACAAACGTTCAAGAAATGTAAAGACTAGGTAGCCAAAACTTTGATACATTATTTTACTTCCCTGAAAGTAATCTATTCTAGAGccagaaagaaaataattgacttaattataaacatttttttcttagcaTCATGTTTCATCTGTATTTAACATAGACAATGATGTAAATGAAATGATAGCTAAAAAATGTCACATTCTTGTTAGTAATCAATCAAGACCAAATGAGCCAGATATCAAAAAAATAACCAACACACCCACTGTATAATACAGAACCATTCCTGACACTTAAtcacaaaatcaattaaaacatcCACTCCTGAATTGTACATTATGATATCATTCCTAACTGCTTGACGATTCATCATTTTTGTATTCATCATATCCTGATGACTTTCATTTTTTGACGTAATTATTctacaacaaacaaaattttaaatatttaataagattataaatcaaatattaaacaaatagttCAGTAACTtcacaaagaaattaaaagaaaaaacaattatacatacCCTTGAACACTTGGGGtaagtattttaacattttcagccATAACCGCCATTTTTTCTGGATCACGGCTGGTACCAAATTCAAATGTTATCAATGATTTTGCTAACtctaaaatgtaaacaaaatgcaaaaaacaaggtctgtattatacatttttaaataattatttcattttacaaactaaaaacaaaaataattaaactttattaacaaatgttttaccatttgtatttttttgaccAAACCAGGTGCTACAGTACAGATTgcatatgaaaacatttttcagaactTGGTAAgattaattacacaattaattgaaattaaaattaattaattacacaatttcaattgaaatttgactttcaatttggtaatgaaaataataacagttataaaaattaaaaaacccaactgccaaaaaaaaaaaattaattaaactaaaaaacaacaataaatcaaactaaaaaaaagaaaacaaggtatggaaatagaGAACCAAACattgttatgcagtatttaattaaataaaataatggatgaccaatcaactttcagacagttttaatatatttttcatgttgtagaaatagcaggtatttaaGGTTATCTAAAGATTAATTTCTCACCATGTTTTACACCGATAAGAAAATTATGTCttccaacgaaaatatttaaatgcagtcaggggctctgaatagtaattgtcctatattaaagagctctgaatagtaattattctatattaaagagccccccccccccaaactgCATTTAAATATCTTTGTTGAAGGACAAAATGTCCTTATCGGtataagacctggtgagaacctaatcattagacaaccttaaatgcctgttatttctacaacatgaaaaatatatttaaacaaattaaaactatctgaAAGTTGATAGGTTacacactattttatttaattaagtactgCATAACAATATTTAGTCTTTTATTTCCatatgttgttttcttttttttagtttggtttattgttattattttaattatttttttttttttgcacaataataaataaataattattttacctgtAGTTGATGacacctttattttttttccattaaggAAAGCTCCCTGTCCTTTTTTAGCTGTAAACAATTGTTCGAGTACTGGATTATAAATAATTCCTATTTGTGGGACTTTTCCAATTAATAGTCCTATTGATATACAAACGCATGGATAACCATGAACAAAATTCATTGTACCATCTACAGGATCAATTATCCATGTTGGTGCACAAGTAAGATCAGGTTTAACTCCACTATCAGTAGTCTCTTCTCCAATAAACctagaaaaaaagtttctttaaaatataaaatagcaggAATTTTAGATAGTCTGTGAACAAACTGTCCATAAACAATAACTACTACATGTAAGGAAATTCTTAATCTGTAAACAGAAAAGAGTATGAACCAGTTTTTCTCTGCACTAAATTATGAGTACAGGAATTGAACATTGTTTCTGTTGACTATTGCTACATAGCAATATAGAACAAAAGcaagaaatcaaattaaaaaaaaattgacttatgaTCTATGCATTGGTAATCTACAAATTGATGATGCCATAGATAGATATTCAAATGGTTGACTAATTTACAAAGTATAAGAGGCCTTATAGGTGAAGTCAGGCCTATTAGTTCAAATTGTAATAAAGAACCAAAATAGCAGAACAGAAGAAgtaaagtaattgtaaaaataactgcagaTAATTTAGCTAATAGAGACAATTCActaaatcttaatgaaataattaagaaataaggGTGTTTCCCAGGTTTTTGCCACATTCATTgtcaaaatgatgaaaaatatgaaCCACATGTGCATATAAGATTCTTCAAACTGCTCATAaaaatacaagggttatttttttttcaaggtccgatcggtcatgaaattaaaaccacagtgaaaataaaaaattttttatttgtaacaagtacttacatagttacgctatttctctacatagtcgctactcacatttagacatttgtcgtagcgtggtaccgactttccaatactctcgtcatagaacggagccacctgtgttttcagccatgtttctacgctggtctgcagcttgatgtctgtgccaaaatgttgtcctcctagccagcgtttcatgtgagcaaagaggtgaaaatcggattgAGCCAAGTTcgagctgtatggtgggtgatcaaacacttcccaatgaaaatgctgcagaagcttctttgttacagctgcagtgtgtggctgagcattgtcatggagaaagacaatgcctgatgacaacattcctctccgcttattctgaattgcccttcgtagacgttgtggagtcatgcagtatgaggctgcagtgatggtcgtgccacgttccatgaattccaccaagagaactccatttcagtcccagaacacagtagccatacactttctgttggagaaggttcgcttgaacttctttggtttactgggagaatgagaatgcatccactgtttggattgttcttttgtttcttcagtttcgaaatggacctatgtctcgtcccctgtgacaattttgttcaaaaaatcttctccttcattgcggTAGCGCGtgagaaacattagggaggcatccattctcattgttttgtgatggtcggacagcatcttgggaacccatctcgcagtactgaagtctctcactcacaatggtgtagagagctgaccttgaaatttcaggaaatgaatcactcaatatagaaattgtgaatcaatgattttcttgaattgcctcatctactcgctcaacgagatcattggttgacactcatttccgcctgcatcatgaacatctgtacgtcctgctttaaagttcctgcaccattgtcgcactttgctgtcactcattgaagtttcaccgtaaacattacttatttgtcaatgaatttcagctgcattacacccctcagcctgaagaaatctaattaccgcacgcacttcatacttggcgggagatgctattgttgtagacatgtttacgtgctagctgcatgttcagaactaaatgaagttctgacgtgattgaaggccatactagagacgctgcgcaacacatatgcgcaaaggttcgtCCGATTTTTGCGCacgtttttatttcgcgaccgatcagaccttgaaaaaaataaccctcgtacagtGATTActgtttgtagaaaattaaactttgtgtTTCTGTTAAAATTCTACATCAGATGTCTGCTGAATGAAAATCACCAGTCAGTTATGTGTGATGATGTGTCACCTCAGAAGGCAGTAACTGTTCAGGAATTTTTAGCCTGAAAACAATCAGGATCTGTCCAAAACTATCCACATACTCCTCAGACTCATTGccatgcaataataaaaaataattgccatgcaattatttttatttctaaaatcaaaattatcatcgaaggatgtttctttttttttatgaaaaagttattCAATGAATTTGACATTAACCATACAAAGAGAAAACTGGTGTTATTCTAGTAACTGTTATTTGTGCAATTTGTAGTACTGATACAAAAGGGagatagtaatttaaattaattacaagtaatattcgattttatatttaattacattatctaTCTCATGATTTAATTTACAGACACTATATGAGATggcaatatttataaaacaaaagaaaaaaaagaaaaattgactaAAGTAATGTTCTATGCTGCTATTTTCTGAAATGAAATTGGGTAGAGGTAATATATTCTTCTTAGTAATAATGAATTAACTGTCAGAAAAAACTGTTATTACATATGTTATTGATACATGAAGTGCTCGTCTTGGTGACTTATTTAAGTTAAGAAATAACAACCacaaaaatacacacaaaaaaatctgaaaattaaatgtCTAGTAAACAATAACTGTTAAAATGCTAAATGAATTggaaaagataactttttttttaaccttgaaaTAGTTAAGTGTTTAGCAATTATTTCAGATATGAAAGactaatgtttatattattacataataattaaacttcCTCAATAATTATCACCACCATTAACGTTACATATTATCATTACAAccatacattataaaaaacaatattgtaatcaaataaattattttgatttttattataaaaatatatacttggatttcttttttcgttattattttcaaaactattttgctattttagacaaatatttttaaagaataaaacaaattttagttcctctaattaaatttttattaataaactgatgaaatggtaaaaataaaaatcttttggaCGACTTTTTTTCaatggaaaaaatgtaatttcatggAAATGTAATTGttaagatacaataaaaaaaaaaaaaactgattacatGATTCACaatatgtaaaaattgaattCCTGAAATGCACTGGGTAAAATACACattcaaaattttccattaatgGCTATTGTTGCATTTGGAATTGTACTAAATTTGTGTGTACATAAAATACTTTAGTTCAAATTAACATTTCTGCaaactataatttctttttttagaatactCAAGTCCCTTTATCACATTATGCAGGATATCAGCAATATCTAATAATGTTCGATAATTCTTACATCTTGATAATTTCTTATtagagaaatacaataaatttcaaatcaatatatgagaaaaacaaaaaactaattctgttttttataattaagatcaaatttttcctatttgtaaacaaaagaatataactCCTGTACTTCAGGATGGATGTATGTTACATTATAAaccaatttagagaaaaatattggGTAGAAAAGTGGAATATGATAaactgaaatattcaaaaataa contains these protein-coding regions:
- the LOC142329577 gene encoding inositol monophosphatase 1 produces the protein MTTDVDKFYDVVLKLTKEAGKLVKERVWEQKTVETKSCDIDFVTETDKEVEKLLINGLLKEFPDHKFIGEETTDSGVKPDLTCAPTWIIDPVDGTMNFVHGYPCVCISIGLLIGKVPQIGIIYNPVLEQLFTAKKGQGAFLNGKKIKVSSTTELAKSLITFEFGTSRDPEKMAVMAENVKILTPSVQGIRSVGSAAWNMAMVALGGSDSYFEFGLHAWDMAAGDIIIREAGGVVIDPAGGPFDVMSRRLLCAGTSELAEQLMNVIKQYYPPRDA